The DNA window CGCCTCCTGCCCCCGGCCCAGCTCGCCGAGATGCGCCGCTCCACCATCCCCGCCGAAGCGACCTTCGGCCCCGGCGCCCGCTACGGCCTCGGACTCGTCAGCCGCCCCCTGCCGTGCGGCGGCCTCTCCTGGGGCCACGGCGGCAGCTTCCCGGGGTACGAAAGCCGCGGGGGCGCCACCGAAGACGGCCGCGCCACCCATGTCACGGTCACCCTGCAGCTCACCACCGAGCCGGCCCGCGGAAACCTCGAACGCGCCGTGGACACCGCCCTGTGCCGCTGAACCGGCCGCCGCTCCGCCGCGAACCCCCTACAGCCAGTCGCGCTTCTTGAAGATGACGTACAGGCTCACGCAGACCACTGCCATCAGCAGGATGGCGAAGGGGTAGCCGCCTGCCCACTTCAGCTCCGGCATGTCCTCGAAGTTCATGCCGTAGATCGTGCCGACGAGGGTCGGGGCGAAGAGGATGGCCGCCCACGAGGAGATCTTCTTGATCTCCTCGTTCTGTTCGAAGCCCGCCTCGGCCAAGGCGCGCATTTCCGCGTTCTGTTGTTGGGAGACCAGGGTGGCGTTGACCGTCAGGATTTCCGTGAGGGCCTGGCGGAAGCCGTCCACGCGTTCGCTGGTGTGCGTGACGTGGTCGGCCACGTCGCGGAGGTAGCGCTGGAGTTCCTCGTCCGTGCCGTACTTCGCGAAGCCCGCCATCAGGCCGTGGAGCATGCCGACCAGGGGGCGGGTGGCGCGCTGGAACTCGACCATTTCGCGGGAGAGTTCGTAGATGCGGCGGGAGACCGCCGGGTCGCCGCGGAAGACCTCCGTCTCGATCTCGTCGATGTCCGTCTGGACGCCCTCGACGACCGGGGCGTAGCCGTCGACGACCGCGTCGAGGATGGCGTACAGGGCGGCCTCGGGGCCCAGGGAGAGGAGTTCGGGGGTCTGCTCCATGCGGTGGCGGACCGTGGAGAGGTCCGGGGCGCCGCCGTGCCGGACCGTGATCAGGAAGTCCGGGCCCACGAAGATGTGGAGTTCGCCGAACTCCACCTCCTCCTGGGCGTCCAGGTAGCGGGCCGCGCGCAGGACCACGAAGAGGGTGTCGCCGTAGCGCTCCAGCTTGGGGCGTTGGTGGGCTTCCAGGGCGTCTTCCACCGCCAGTTCGTGGAGGTTGAACTCGGCGGCCAGGGAGTGGAGTTCGGGCTTGGTCGGGCGGTGCAGGCCGATCCAGGCCATCCCGTCGGGCTCTTCGCGCAGCTGTCGGAAGGTGTCCGCGAGGGTGGCGGGCGAGGCGACGCGGCGGCCGTCGCGGTAGACGGCCGAGTCGATCACGCTGCGGTGGTTCGGGGGCGTGGCGGCCGGCGCCGCCGGCCGCGCGGAGGCCGGCGGCGCCGCCGGGGGAGTGGCGGGCGGGGAAGCGGGGCGACGCCACCCCGCGCGCTTCGCGGCGGGCTGGGGCGAGGGGCGGCGGTCTGGGCGCTCCGGCATCGCAGGTCAGCTCCCGGTCGAACGTCTGTTTACGGACAAGGTGCAGGATATACGGGCGTTCTCTCCCGGGACGTCGGCCGCCCGGCACGACGGTCGAGCCGGGCGTGAAGAGTTGAGGACAGTGGGTGTCCGCAAGGGGGGCTAGTTTGCTGTCATGGCCTCCAGGACACCGCACCCCGTGCTCGACGACCGCGCCCTCAACCGTGCCACGCTCGCCCGCCAGCTCCTGCTGAGCCGCGCCGAGATGTCCGCGCGGGACGCCGTCGAACACCTCCTCGGGCTGCAGGCGCAGAACGTGAAGCCGCCCTACTTCCAGCTCCACGCCCGCCTCGCCGGCTTCCGGCCCGCCGAGCTGGCCGGGCTGATGGAATCCCGGCAGGTCGTCCGGATGGTCACCATGCGGTCGACGATCCACACGCACACCGCCGCCGACGCCCTGACCCTGCGGCCCCTGGTCCAGCCCGCCCGCGACCGCGAGGTGACCTACTTCCGCAAGGGGCTCGCCGGGGTGGACCTGGACCGGCTCGCCGAGCTCGCCCGCGCCTTCGTCGAGACCGAACCGCGCACCATGGCGGAGCTCCGCGAGGAGCTCCTCGGAGAATGGCCCGAAGCCGACCCGCAGTCCCTGTCCGTCGCCGCCCGCTGCCGGCTCCCGCTGGTCCAGGTCACTCCCCGCGGGGTGTGGGGGCGCAGCGGCCAGGTCCGGCTCACCACCGTGGAGAACTGGCTCGGGCGGCCCGCCGGCACCGCGCAGCCCCTCGACGAGGTCGTGCTGCGCTACCTCGCCGCCTTCGGCCCCGCCTCTGTGAAGGACATGCAGGTGTGGGCCGGCCTGACCCGGCTGCGCGAGGCCTTCGAACGGCTGCGCCCCGGCCTCGCCGTCTTCCGGGACCGGAACGGCGTGGAGCTCTTCGACCTGCCCGACGCCCCCCGGCCGGACGGGGACACCCCCGCCCCGCCCCGGTTCCTCCCCGAATTCGACAACCTGCTTCTCTCACACGCCGACCGCACCCGCCTGGTCGCCGCCGAGATCAAGGGCCGCACCTGGACGGGCAACCAGGCCCACTGCACCCTGCTCGTCGACGGCTTCCTCGCCGGCCTGTGGAAGCAGGACGGGAACACCCTCACCGTGCAGCTCTTCGGGAAGACCTCCGCGGCCCGGAAAGAGGAGATCGCCGCCGAGGGGGAGCGGATGCTGGCCGCGATGGGCGCCACCGGGGGCGCCGACGCCACCAGGCCGACCAGGCCCACCAAGCCCGCCGCGCGCGCCGAGGAGCCGGGCAAGGTCTCCGTCCGCTTCGCGTCAATCCACGGCTGACGCGGCGCTAGTGCTCGGCGCACCCCACGCGGCACGATGCCTGGCATGACGAGCGAGATCAGCCCGAACGCCGAGATCAGTCGTAACTTCGAGATCAGCCCGAACACCGAGCCCGGCGCCGCCGCCCGGTTCCTGGCCGCGCGGGACTTCCTGCTGGAGCGCCGCGGCGACTACGAGGGCGCCCGCGCCGGATTCAGCTGGCCCCGCCCCCACCGGTTCAACTGGGCGCTGGACTGGTTCGACCACATCGCCGCCGGGAACACCGCCGACGCCCTGCGCATCGTCGAGGAGGACGGCAGCAGCCATGCCCTCTCCTTCCAGGAGCTGTCCGCGCGGTCCGACGCGGCCGCCGCCTGGCTGCGCGAGCAGGGCGTCGCGGCCGGCGACCGGGTCCTGGTCATGCTCGGCAACCAGCGCGAGCTGTGGGAGGTCATGCTCGGCGCGATGAAACTGCGCGCCGTCGTCATCCCCGCCACCCCGCTGCTCGGCCCGGCCGACCTGCGCGACCGCATCGAGCGCGGCCACGTACGGCACGTCATCGCGCGGGCCGCGGACACCGCCAAGTTCGACGACGTACCGGGCACCTACACCAGGATCGCCGCCGGACCCGAGGTCCCCGCCGGCTGGCGGCGGCTGGCCGGCATGGACGAAGCCCCGTACACCACCCGGGGTGCCTTCACGCCCGACGGTGAGACCCTCGCCACCGACCCGCTGATGCTGTACTTCACCTCCGGCACCACGGCCCGCCCCAAGCTCGTGGAGCACACGCACGCCTCGTACCCCATCGGGCACCTCTCCACCATGTACTGGCTCGGGCTGCGCCCCGGCGACGTCCACCTCAACATCGCCTCGCCGGGCTGGGCCAAGCACGCCTGGTCCAACCTCTTCGCCCCCTGGAACGCCGGGGCCACCGTCTTCGTCCACAACTACACCCGCTTCGACGCCGAGCGGCTGATGGACGAGATGGACCAGCACGGCGTGACCACCTTCTGCGCCCCGCCCACCGTGTGGCGGATGCTCATCCAGTCCGACCTCACCCGGCTCGCCAAGCCGCCGCGCGAGGCCGTCGCCGCCGGGGAGCCGCTCAACCCGGAGGTCATCGAGAAGGTCCGCCTGGCCTGGGGCGTCACCATCCGGGACGGGTTCGGCCAGACCGAGACCACCCTGCAGGTCGGCAACTTCCCCGGCGTGCCCGTCAAGCCCGGCTCCATGGGCCGTCCCGCGCCCGGCTACGAGATCGTCCTGCTGGACCCCGTCACGGGCAAGGAGTCCCCCGACGAGGGCGAACTCTGCGTGGACCTGCGGGTCAAGCCCGCCGGCGTCACCACCGGCTACCGCGACGACCCCGAGCGCACCGCCGAGGCCATGGCGGACGGGCTCTACCGCACGGGCGACATCGCCTCGCGCGACGCCGACGGCTACCTCACCTACATCGGGCGCTCCGACGACGTGTTCAAGGCCTCGGACTACAAGATCAGTCCGTTCGAGCTGGAGAGCGCCCTGCTGGAGCACGAGGCCGTCGCCGAGGCGGCCGTGGTCCCCGCCCCGGACGCGCTGCGGCTCGCCGTGCCGAAGGCGTACGTCACCCTCGCCGCGGGCTGGGAGCCCGGGCCGGAGACGGCCCGGGCCCTGTTCGAGCACTCCCGCGCGGTGCTGTCCCCGTACAAGCGGATCCGCCGCATCGAGTTCGGCGAGCTCCCCAAGACCGTGTCCGGCAAGATCCGCCGGGTGGAGCTGCGGGAGCTCACCGCGGCCGGCGCGGCGAGGGAGTACGACGAGGCCGATTTCGCCTGACGCCCCCGAGGGGTACGGAGGCGCCGGAATCCCGGGTCCTCAGGCGGGCAGGTGCGCCTCGATGGCGGCGACGACCTCGGGGGACTCGGGCTCGGTGCGCGGGCGGAAGCGCGCCACGACCTCGCCGGCGGGGGAGATCAGGAACTTCTCGAAGTTCCACTGGATGTCCCCCGCCTCGCCGTCGGCGTCCGGGGTCTTCACCAGCTCCTGGTAGAGGGGGTGCCGGTTCTCGCCGTTCACCTCGGACTTCTCCAGCATCGGGAAGGTGACCCCGAAGCCCGCCGCGCAGAAGGTCTGGATGTCCTCGGCGGTGCCGGGCTCCTGCTCGCCGAACTGGTTGCAGGGCACGCCGATGACGGTGAAGCCCTTCTCCTCGTACGCGAACTGCAGCCGGGCGAGACCCGAGTACTGCGGGGTGAGCCCGCACTGCGAGGCGGTGTTCACCAGCAGGATCGCCTTGCCCTTGTGGGCCCCGAGGCTGGTCGGCTCGTCGGACAGGGTGGTCAGCGGGATGTCGTACAGGCTCATCGGGCTCTCCTGGCAGGAAGCGGATAACGCCTCCGAGCGTAGGTGATGCCCGGCCGCGCCCGGCGAGCGGTGGCCGGGCCGCGCCGGCCCGATCGTCAGGACGCCGGCCACAGCACTAGGCGCCCGAGCCGACCAGTTCGTCGGCCGGGTCGTTGACCGGTTGGGGCATGCCCGTGAGGTCCATGACGAACAGCGGTATGCCCAGGTCGTCCGCGCGGGTGCGGGCGTCCTCCGTGTATCCGGCGAGGGAGAAGTAGACGCTGGTCGCGGAAGCCGTGAGCCCGTTCAGCCAGACGCACTCCACCGCCCGCAGCCCGGCGGGCGCGGTGGTCGGGTCCACCTGCGCCACCAGCCCCGGGGCCCGCAGGTCCACCGCGGCCGAGGGGATCGGGCGCCCGTCGGGCTGGCGCACGTCCTGGAAGCCGAGCCAGCGCAGGTAGAGCGCGGCGGTCGCCACCGCGTCGCGGGTCGTACGGATGGTGACCGGGCGGAACGCGGGGCGCGGTACCGGGGTGGCCGCCGGGGGCGACTGCTCCGCCGAAGCCGGGTCGCGCGGAGCGTCCCGGCGGTCAACGGAGCGCGCATCGGCACCGTCGCCCGGGCCGGACCCCGAGCCGGATGCCGAACCGGACGCAGCGGCAGTGGCAGCGGCCTCAGGTGTCGCATCGGACGTCGTACCGGCCCCCACGCCGGAGTCCGGGCCGCCGGGCCGCGGGGGCCGGCCGGCCGCCCGTTCCCCGCCGGAGCCGGCCCGCGGCCCCGCCCCGGCCGGCTGCCCCGCCGGTTCCGGGTGCACGGGGTGCACCGCGATCCGCACCACCGTGCCGCAGGACGCGCACCCCACCTCGGGGTGCGGCCACTCGCTCTCCCGCCCGCAGGAGGCGCAGCGCACCGTCACCCAGCTCTCCGACCAGGTGCGATGGGTCAGCGTGTCCGGCGGGGCGGCGAGGTCCAGCGGAGGGTGGACCGGGCTCCCGCAGGCACAGGGATAGACCGGGACGGTGTAGCCGTTCTCGCGCAGGCACGCCGGGCAGCGCACCGGTACCGCTTCCGCCATGTGATCTGACCCCTCCGTCGCTGTGCGTACGTCCATGCTCCACCACGCGCGACGGTCGGGGCGACAACACCAGCCATTTGTGCAAGTCACCGAGCGAGACGCGGCTTTTGGTGCCATCCGGGGTCCCGCACCGCCTTGACGTGGGGGAAGCCGCCGCTTAGCTTGTTCCGTATAGCAGAACAATACTTCCGGATTACGGAAAAGCCTGACCGTCGGACCCGCAGGAGAACTCGATGCCCCGTATGACAGCCGCCGCCGCTGCAGTGGAGATCCTCAAGCTCGAGGGCGTTTCGCAAGCCTTCGGCGTGCCCGGCGCTGCGATCAACCCGTTCTACCGCGAGCTCAAGAACGTGGGCGGCATCAACCACACGCTGGCCCGCCACGTCGAGGGCGCCTCGCACATGGCCGAGGGGTACACGCGTGCCAAGGCGGGCAACATCGGTGTCTGCATCGGTACCTCCGGCCCCGCCGGCACCGACATGATCACCGGCCTGTACTCGGCGATCGCCGACTCGATCCCGATCCTGTGCATCACCGGTCAGGCTCCGGTCTCGAAGCTCCACAAGGAGGACTTCCAGGCCGTCGACATCGCCTCGATCGCCAAGCCGGTCACCAAGAAGGCCACGACCGTCCTGGAGGCCGCGCAGGTTCCCGGCGTGTTCCAGGAGGCCTTCCACCTGATGCGCTCCGGCCGTCCGGGCCCGGTCCTGATCGACCTCCCGATCGACGTCCAGCTGACCGAGATCGAGTTCGACCCGGAGACCTACCAGCCGCTGCCGGTCTACAAGCCGCAGGCGTCCCGCGCCCAGGCCGCCAAGGCCATCCAGTTCCTGCTCGAGTCCGAGCGCCCGCTGATCGTCGCCGGTGGCGGCATCATCAACGCCGAC is part of the Streptomyces subrutilus genome and encodes:
- a CDS encoding magnesium and cobalt transport protein CorA; translation: MPERPDRRPSPQPAAKRAGWRRPASPPATPPAAPPASARPAAPAATPPNHRSVIDSAVYRDGRRVASPATLADTFRQLREEPDGMAWIGLHRPTKPELHSLAAEFNLHELAVEDALEAHQRPKLERYGDTLFVVLRAARYLDAQEEVEFGELHIFVGPDFLITVRHGGAPDLSTVRHRMEQTPELLSLGPEAALYAILDAVVDGYAPVVEGVQTDIDEIETEVFRGDPAVSRRIYELSREMVEFQRATRPLVGMLHGLMAGFAKYGTDEELQRYLRDVADHVTHTSERVDGFRQALTEILTVNATLVSQQQNAEMRALAEAGFEQNEEIKKISSWAAILFAPTLVGTIYGMNFEDMPELKWAGGYPFAILLMAVVCVSLYVIFKKRDWL
- a CDS encoding winged helix DNA-binding domain-containing protein, which translates into the protein MASRTPHPVLDDRALNRATLARQLLLSRAEMSARDAVEHLLGLQAQNVKPPYFQLHARLAGFRPAELAGLMESRQVVRMVTMRSTIHTHTAADALTLRPLVQPARDREVTYFRKGLAGVDLDRLAELARAFVETEPRTMAELREELLGEWPEADPQSLSVAARCRLPLVQVTPRGVWGRSGQVRLTTVENWLGRPAGTAQPLDEVVLRYLAAFGPASVKDMQVWAGLTRLREAFERLRPGLAVFRDRNGVELFDLPDAPRPDGDTPAPPRFLPEFDNLLLSHADRTRLVAAEIKGRTWTGNQAHCTLLVDGFLAGLWKQDGNTLTVQLFGKTSAARKEEIAAEGERMLAAMGATGGADATRPTRPTKPAARAEEPGKVSVRFASIHG
- a CDS encoding glutathione peroxidase — protein: MSLYDIPLTTLSDEPTSLGAHKGKAILLVNTASQCGLTPQYSGLARLQFAYEEKGFTVIGVPCNQFGEQEPGTAEDIQTFCAAGFGVTFPMLEKSEVNGENRHPLYQELVKTPDADGEAGDIQWNFEKFLISPAGEVVARFRPRTEPESPEVVAAIEAHLPA
- a CDS encoding AMP-binding protein; its protein translation is MTSEISPNAEISRNFEISPNTEPGAAARFLAARDFLLERRGDYEGARAGFSWPRPHRFNWALDWFDHIAAGNTADALRIVEEDGSSHALSFQELSARSDAAAAWLREQGVAAGDRVLVMLGNQRELWEVMLGAMKLRAVVIPATPLLGPADLRDRIERGHVRHVIARAADTAKFDDVPGTYTRIAAGPEVPAGWRRLAGMDEAPYTTRGAFTPDGETLATDPLMLYFTSGTTARPKLVEHTHASYPIGHLSTMYWLGLRPGDVHLNIASPGWAKHAWSNLFAPWNAGATVFVHNYTRFDAERLMDEMDQHGVTTFCAPPTVWRMLIQSDLTRLAKPPREAVAAGEPLNPEVIEKVRLAWGVTIRDGFGQTETTLQVGNFPGVPVKPGSMGRPAPGYEIVLLDPVTGKESPDEGELCVDLRVKPAGVTTGYRDDPERTAEAMADGLYRTGDIASRDADGYLTYIGRSDDVFKASDYKISPFELESALLEHEAVAEAAVVPAPDALRLAVPKAYVTLAAGWEPGPETARALFEHSRAVLSPYKRIRRIEFGELPKTVSGKIRRVELRELTAAGAAREYDEADFA